The following nucleotide sequence is from Parvularculales bacterium.
TACATTCGGATTTATTATTTCCGGCGGAACGGTGCGGCACATGCCGTGTCCTGATGCCAATAGTCTGCTGGAAAGACTCCATGATGAGGTTGTTGCAAGCCCAAAACCGCCGTTAGCGCTTATTTTGAACTATCCGTCTAACCCGACGGCACAGGTGGCAGATTTAGAGTTTTATAAAGAGGTTGTCGCCTTTGCCCGCCGTCATGGCATTATTATTCTCTCTGATCTGGCTTATGCCGAGATTTATTTTGATGGGAAGCCGCCACCCTCTATCTTGCAGGTTTCCGGTGCAAAAGATATCGCTGTTGAGTTTACCTCCATGAGTAAAACCTATGCCATGCCGGGTTGGCGCATTGGGTTTGCGGTCGGTAATGAGAAACTTGTCGGAGCTTTGACGCGGATAAAATCTTATTTGGATTATGGTGCTTTTACACCTATACAA
It contains:
- a CDS encoding aminotransferase class I/II-fold pyridoxal phosphate-dependent enzyme encodes the protein MVFSEEFHRIKQLPPYVFAEVNRLKEEARGRGMDIIDFGMGNPDMPTPSHIIDKLMETVGKPRTSRYSASRGITGLRRAQAAYYERRFGVQLDPEREVIVTLGSKEGFANMAQAITAPGDVVLVPSPTYPIHTFGFIISGGTVRHMPCPDANSLLERLHDEVVASPKPPLALILNYPSNPTAQVADLEFYKEVVAFARRHGIIILSDLAYAEIYFDGKPPPSILQVSGAKDIAVEFTSMSKTYAMPGWRIGFAVGNEKLVGALTRIKSYLDYGAFTPIQ